The Streptomyces sp. NBC_01275 genome has a segment encoding these proteins:
- a CDS encoding STM4012 family radical SAM protein, whose translation MTTAQRTSPYQHYVYAYPHKTAYRALEDRPRLRDLWAAEPKDTLSLYLHIPFCEVRCGFCNLFTRIGAPDGLSGAYLDALERQANAVREALGETGEAHFATTAFGGGTPTFLTAAELTRLCDIAEHRMGADLRAVPLSVEASPATATADRLAVLADRGATRLSLGVQSFVDSEARAAVRPQRRADVEAALGRIRDTAIPVLNIDLIYGIDGQTEQTWLHSLDAALAWRPEELYLYPLYVRPLTGLDRRSTGPDPAWDEQRLRLYRAGRDHLLAHGYTQQSMRMFRRTDAPPQGADDYACQTDGMIGLGCGARSYTADLHYSFDYAVDMHQIRGIIDDYVSTDDFTRAEVGYRMEHDEARRRHLLQSLLQAEGLPVADYRARFGSTPADDFGPELARLADRGWLTDDFARLKLTPEGLAHSDAVGPDLFSPAVRTAMAAYERK comes from the coding sequence ATGACCACAGCGCAGCGCACCAGCCCCTACCAGCACTACGTCTACGCCTACCCGCACAAGACCGCCTACCGCGCACTGGAGGACCGCCCGAGGCTGAGGGACCTGTGGGCGGCCGAACCGAAAGACACGCTCTCCCTCTACCTGCACATACCGTTCTGCGAGGTCCGCTGCGGCTTCTGCAACCTCTTCACCCGCATCGGCGCCCCCGACGGCTTGAGCGGCGCCTACCTGGACGCGCTGGAGCGGCAGGCGAACGCCGTACGGGAGGCACTCGGGGAAACGGGCGAGGCCCACTTCGCCACAACCGCCTTCGGCGGCGGCACCCCCACCTTCCTCACCGCCGCCGAGCTGACGCGCCTCTGCGACATCGCCGAGCACCGCATGGGCGCCGACCTGCGCGCGGTCCCGCTCTCCGTCGAGGCCTCGCCCGCCACGGCCACCGCCGACCGGCTCGCCGTCCTCGCCGACCGCGGCGCCACCCGCCTCAGCCTGGGCGTCCAGAGCTTCGTCGACTCCGAGGCACGGGCCGCCGTACGCCCCCAGCGCCGCGCCGACGTCGAGGCGGCCCTCGGCCGCATCCGGGACACGGCCATCCCCGTCCTCAACATCGACCTCATCTACGGCATCGACGGCCAGACCGAACAGACCTGGCTCCACTCCCTGGACGCGGCCCTCGCCTGGCGACCCGAGGAGCTCTACCTCTACCCCCTCTACGTCCGCCCCCTCACCGGCCTGGACCGGCGCAGCACGGGCCCCGACCCCGCCTGGGACGAGCAACGGCTGCGCCTGTACCGCGCGGGCCGCGACCATCTCCTCGCGCACGGCTACACCCAGCAGTCCATGCGCATGTTCCGCCGCACCGACGCCCCGCCCCAGGGCGCCGACGACTACGCCTGCCAGACCGACGGCATGATCGGCCTCGGCTGCGGCGCCCGCTCCTACACGGCCGATCTGCACTACTCCTTCGACTACGCCGTCGACATGCACCAGATCCGGGGCATCATCGACGACTACGTCAGCACGGACGACTTCACGCGCGCCGAGGTCGGCTACCGCATGGAGCACGACGAGGCCCGGCGCCGCCATCTCCTGCAGTCGCTCCTCCAGGCCGAGGGACTCCCCGTGGCCGACTACCGCGCCCGCTTCGGCAGCACGCCCGCCGACGACTTCGGCCCGGAACTCGCCCGTCTCGCCGACCGAGGCTGGCTGACCGACGACTTCGCACGGCTCAAGCTCACCCCCGAAGGCCTCGCCCACTCCGACGCCGTCGGACCCGACCTGTTCTCCCCGGCCGTGCGCACCGCCATGGCCGCCTACGAGAGGAAGTGA